The Actinobacillus suis ATCC 33415 DNA segment CTCCAGGTATGAGTATTCAAGAGCAACGTGAAAAACGTGCAGCTGAGAATGGACTTTCGTTTGCTTGTTGTGGTCGTCAGCCAGTCGAAGATATTTGGCAGATTTATCCCGCTCGCAACTATCGTTCAGAAGCCTATTCTTTGGCTTTAGATATTGCCGAAACAGCCAATATTAATGAATTAGTTGAACATGTGGTTAAAAATCCTGTGGATTATAGCTACCGAATGAAACCTAACGATAGTTCACTTTCGGATTATGCTTCTTTTATTTATCAGTTACTTTCAATGTTACAAACACATGATTTTTCACAATCGGTACATTGCAATTTAAATAGCCACTTTTTATTTGACATTCAACAATCAGGCACTGGAATTGATGATATTACGTTAGTCAAAATTTTCCGTCTTATTCGAGTTGTACGTCATTTACGCCAGGGAGCTCAACCATGATTAAGCAAACAACTATTAATGAAGCCTTGTTAGCCAATGTACTACTTAATCTACGAGAAGGTAATGTTCGTTCTTGTTTAAATCTAGGCTTTTCGGAAGATGAGCTTAAAGCAATAAATCAATTAACTTTGGACGAATTATTTTATATCGGTCATTCCACAGTTCAATTTGCAAAAGTAGAAATTAATCATGATGCATTTTGGAAATTGCTTGCTGTTGCACAAGAAAATGCAGAAGAGCAACAAGTTATTGATCGCGCACTCCTACTTGGAGCTTCTATCGAAATGTTGAATCAATACTTCGGGTTATCTACTTCAGCTGTTTCTGCTCGTCGCCAATTACTTGGCAAAGAAGAAAAAATGGGCAGAAAAGCGGCAGCAACGGATGAAGAGCAGGAATTGATTTGGAATCTATGGAAGAAATACCAAGCAACGATAGAAAATCTTCATTCATTAGAAGGATTGGAGTTGCTAAGTCTTATTGCGGAAGAAAGCAATATAAACCTTACTGTCGTTTGGAAGCTTGTTTGCGAATGGCAAAGTAACTAAAAGAATAAACCCCAAAGACAGCCTAAACCTCTATCTTTGGGGTTGGAGATTTCCATCTATGACTCTATGGAAATTATTCGTTGTAATTATATCACCACAACATATTAGTGCAATAAAAAAACTCTTTATGTTGGCTGGAGAATAAAATGAAGATAACCCAACAAAATAAGCGAACAGAACATGGATTACTCTTTTTTGGTAATCAACATGAAACTGTACCGACACGTTTATTGCATGATCCTTATTTAACACCTAGAGCAAAATTTGCCTGGCAACTGATTAAATGCAATGCGCGAGAATTTCAAAGCGGACTCTTCCCGTCTTATGACGTATTAGGAAAATTATTATCAGATAAACCTTATACAGAGAGCCGATTATCTGAAAAAGCGATTACACAAACGCTTTATCTTTTACGTTTAACTCGTTGGCTTACGTTATGTGAAACTGTAAGGAACGAGAAAGGTTATGTAATGGGTAATGTTTACCTATTGCACGATGAACCAATTCCTATTTTAGATGCAATTCAATTAAATGATGAATATTTAACGTTTTTGGAAAAATGTGCTAACCATCATGACGGGCTTGTAAATAGTGTAGCTAATCATATTATTGAACATTTACTTTCTGATAAAACGCAATGGCACTATGTATCGCATCTCGAAAGTATGCAAGTTCGCTATCGTGAATATCAACAACGTATAGCACAAATACCTGAAGACTCGTCTTTACCAAAAAAAGAACTGCAAAATCTTCAACAAAATATCCTAACTTCCAATATGGAAGTCAGGGATAAAAATGTGGAAGTCAGGGAAAAATCAGCTAAAAGCCTAACTTCCAATATGGAAGTCAGGGATAAAAATGAGGCTAACTCATTGATTTTAGACTCTCTTCCATTAGGGAAGTCAGGAAAACAGTACAGTACTAGTACTTTATATATTAATAAGTACTGTACTGGAAATGCAGAAGAATTAATTTGGCCAGCAGAAATCTCGCTTTCTACGGTAGAAAAAAACATGGCTGCTAAAGCGATGAATGGATTAGATTTAGGCTTATGTCGAGCTATCTTGCTAGAAGCCCAACAACGCATTATTCAAAAACAAGATGTAAAAAAACCTAGCGGATATTTGTACACATTGATACAGAAAGCACATCAAGGCAACTTTAAACCCTATTATTTTGAGCTTGGGCAACAAGTATCAAATACACCGATCTCTGTAAAACCAGCATCCATAGCAAATAGATCAAATGCGATTGGAACAACGCAAGAGAAAAAAATCTCTCCAATGGAGCGAGAAAGATTAGTCAAACAGATGAAACAGCTACGGATGCAACTTTGCCTCAATTAATACTGAACAAAAAACAACCAGTGTAGAGGGGCTCTACAAAGTACAAAATTTAACCATTATGTAAAAACTACACTATGAATAAAAAATAATCGGTGAAGAGGGACTCTTCAAAGCACAAAATTTAAACAGAAATAATCTATAGGAGTATTAACTATGACGACTACACCTGAATCTCAACTTGGTCCGTTACGTAGTGAGATTAAATTTACCTTACATACCCAATATGCGCATAAATTATGGACAGGTCGAAATTCTACGAAAGACGAGAATGGTAAAATTACTCAATCATCTATTTTGAGTATGCCAAATGCTTTAAAACTAATTGGGCTGATCCAGCAAGATGCTGCTCAAGATGATCCTTATGCTGATGATTATTTATTACGATTTGAAGAAAAGGTACTAACTTACCGTCAAGAAATGCAGCAATTAGTGGATAAGCTAGTAGGGATTTATGCGGATAGACTACCAGAAAGTATTGAGTTTGAACGTTGCACTAATGTATCACCTATTTCTTACCCAATTTATGTCAATTCTCAATTAGGCTATCAATTACTGTATCTTTTAGGTGACTTCGATAATTTAGCTCGAGTAACCATGACTGCCGCACATATTGCGTTACTTACTCGTTCAGATGCACAAGAATGGCTAGAAGCAGGAGCTGTCCTAATTCGTAGATGTTTTGGCGTGATTGAAAACTACAAACATTCTGGTATCACTCGTAAAGATGCGCAAGAAAATAATGCACGTTATCAAGCTGCAATTAAACGAATGGGATATGAAGTACCAGATTATGTGATTACCGGTGAGCGACGTGCGGACTATGCTCCTTTCATTCGTCATAATTCTCTATTAGGCGATGAGAATGAACAAGCCGTTGAGAGCCATGTTACAGCAAGTACAAAACAGGAATAAGGAATAGGTTGTTTTATGGGATTAATTTCTGAAGACATGTATCGTGAACTTGCAAAAAAAGCTGATGTAAATAATGTACTGAAACAACTATTTAGTCATTTAGAGACTGAGGCAGATTATCAAATTTTATTTGAGCAAGTTCATCAAGCACGTACAGCTTTTATGGATTATCAGTTAGAAATGGTTCAGCGAGTGAGAGCGAGTGAATTACAACATTTACCCATTTTTATGATCAAAGATAAATCCTCATCATCAGGTGGGACATTTTTACGCTGGCGCAGTATGCATCATACCGGTACAGGTGAAACCGTTTGGCAACCATTACTAACTGATAGTCATGTGCCAGAATCTTTACGTAATCAGCTTGTCGCAGTGGAAAAAGATCGTATTTTAGTCAATATGCAGATTTCTATCTTCAATTATATTCTGCGACAGTTGTCAGAATGTGCATCTAAAATTGAAAAAGTGGAAAACGCCCTGTGATGAAATCTCTGAAAACTTAGATATGTAAAGCCTGAAAAAGTTAGGTATGTAATCCCTGCATTAAAAGGCCTTTTAAAGGTAAGGGGACAAGCCCCTTACCTTAACGAAGAAAATACCTTTCTTATTGAGGAGTATATGATTGCAAATGTGAAAATGATATTTAGTGTCGAAGTAGATGGTGAAGCCTTTATTCAACATCATCTGCTAAAAATTCATTCCAATGAGATTTTAATTAAATGATTTTTTCTTGAGTTGAATCGAGTCTAATAGACCTAACTTAATTCTTTAAAGGAGTAAATAAGATGGCTGGTATCAATAAAGTCATTATTGTTGGGCATCTCGGCAATGAACCTGAAATGCGAACTATGCCGAATGGTGAAGCAGTTGCAAATATCAGTGTTGCAACAAGTGAAAGCTGGACGGATAAAACGACCGGAGAACGCCGTGAAGTAACAGAATGGCATCGAATTGTATTCTATCGCCGTCAAGCAGAAGTAGTTGGTCAATATCTCCACAAGGGTTCACAAGTATATGTAGAAGGCCGTCTACGCACACGTAAATGGCAAGATCAGAATGGTCAAGATCGTTATACGACCGAAATTCAAGGTGATATATTACAAATGCTAGGTGGACGTAATAATGGAACTTCTCCTGCTCCAACACAAAATCAACCGACTAATGCAGTTAATCAAACGGAGCCTCCGATAAATAACTTTGATGACGATATTCCGTTCTGAGTTACATATAATTTAAAACTGTAAAATAAAACCCATATAAATATAGAGAACCCTTTATTTTAAAAGGGTTCTCTTTTTTTACATTAATTTCGACACAACATCTTTAATTTGATAGTATTTATATATGATATTTTTGTAAATTAAATGAATATGTATAGATTAGAAACAGTCCTTTTTTCAAATGGAGAACGTTTTCCTATATTGGTTAATGTTAAAACTGGTATTCCTGATTTTTATTCAACCTTATGGGTAACTGTGGAACTACGTAATCAATCCGCAGTAAACACAATTAGAAATAAGCTGGGAACTATACAGTGGATAATGAATTGGGAAAAACAGAATAATCTTGTTATTAGTGATCTAATTCATAACAAAGTACTCTTAACAGAAAACCAATTAGAATCTCTTATTCGGCATATGAGAATAAATGTAAAAAAGCAAAAGAATGTAATCAATACAAAAAAAGTGTGTTAATGAAAGGTAGGACTCAATTTATTGATATTTATTCTGCCGTATCTCTTAGTCATCAATATAATAGACTAACAACGCTTTCAGAATACATATTATTTCTATCAAGCTGCGGCAAGTTGGATGATGTTTGTAACCGCATACGGCGGTTTGATTGAATTTGGCAAGGTGCAAAAAGGCGATTTTGTTGTATTGGGCGGAGCGACCAGCTCGGTAGGCATTGCCGCCATTCAAATCGCCAAAATGCAAGGGGCAAACGTGATTGCTCTGTCTCGCACGCACGCCAAAGGCGATGTGCTGGGCGGATTTTGTGATTGCCACCAAAGAAGATGACGTTACGGCTAAATTACTAGAAATTACAAACGGCAAAGGCGTGAATTTAGTGTTCGACCCTGTGGGTGACAAAGAAGCAGCAAAAATTATCAACGCAATGACACAAGACGGCAAATACATCATCTACGGTGCATTAAGCCACGATGATATCGCCGTGCCTGTGTTCCCAATTTTAGGCAAACACTTAACCGTGCGAGGCTATGAATTGTTTGAAATCACTACCGTACCAGAAAAACTCGCTCAAGCGAAAAAATTCGTGTTTGACGGCTTAGCAAGCTGTCAATTAAAACCAGAAATTGACAAAGTTTTTGCTTTTGATGAAATGGCGGAAGCTCACCGTTATATGGAAAGCAATGCACAGATTGGGAAGATTTTGGTAAAGGTTTGATTGTTTTAAGGTAAATATGCCGTCTGAAAAATAAGTTTCAGACGGCACATCGTTATTTTACCTGCCGATTAAGCCACCACACTAGCGAGAGCATCACAGGCACTTCCACCAGCACACCGACCACCGTTGCCAATGCCGCCCCCGAGTGCAAACCGAACAAAGAAATTGCCACCGCCAATTCAAAAAAATTACTCGTGCCAATCAAGCACGCAGGGGCGGAAATTTCGTGTGGTAATTTGAGCTATTTTGCCAAAACGTGAGCCAAGGCAAAAATGCCGTAAGTCTGTGCCAGCAGGGGAATAGCAATCAGCAGAATAATCAAAGGGTTGGCAATAATGGTTTGGGTTTGAAAGGCAAACAGCAACACCACCGTCAAAATCAAACCCATAATGGAAAAAGGTTTCAGGCTGCCTGAAAAATATTCCGCTATTCTTTTTCTTTAATACCTTGAATAATCTGACACTTATCAACCGTTTTATTTTCACAACCCACAAATTGCATTAAAAAAGTTTTAACTTGTTGTAGTTCTGTGATTTGT contains these protein-coding regions:
- a CDS encoding STY4528 family pathogenicity island replication protein; this encodes MKITQQNKRTEHGLLFFGNQHETVPTRLLHDPYLTPRAKFAWQLIKCNAREFQSGLFPSYDVLGKLLSDKPYTESRLSEKAITQTLYLLRLTRWLTLCETVRNEKGYVMGNVYLLHDEPIPILDAIQLNDEYLTFLEKCANHHDGLVNSVANHIIEHLLSDKTQWHYVSHLESMQVRYREYQQRIAQIPEDSSLPKKELQNLQQNILTSNMEVRDKNVEVREKSAKSLTSNMEVRDKNEANSLILDSLPLGKSGKQYSTSTLYINKYCTGNAEELIWPAEISLSTVEKNMAAKAMNGLDLGLCRAILLEAQQRIIQKQDVKKPSGYLYTLIQKAHQGNFKPYYFELGQQVSNTPISVKPASIANRSNAIGTTQEKKISPMERERLVKQMKQLRMQLCLN
- a CDS encoding DUF3158 family protein; the protein is MGLISEDMYRELAKKADVNNVLKQLFSHLETEADYQILFEQVHQARTAFMDYQLEMVQRVRASELQHLPIFMIKDKSSSSGGTFLRWRSMHHTGTGETVWQPLLTDSHVPESLRNQLVAVEKDRILVNMQISIFNYILRQLSECASKIEKVENAL
- a CDS encoding PFL_4669 family integrating conjugative element protein; translated protein: MTTTPESQLGPLRSEIKFTLHTQYAHKLWTGRNSTKDENGKITQSSILSMPNALKLIGLIQQDAAQDDPYADDYLLRFEEKVLTYRQEMQQLVDKLVGIYADRLPESIEFERCTNVSPISYPIYVNSQLGYQLLYLLGDFDNLARVTMTAAHIALLTRSDAQEWLEAGAVLIRRCFGVIENYKHSGITRKDAQENNARYQAAIKRMGYEVPDYVITGERRADYAPFIRHNSLLGDENEQAVESHVTASTKQE
- the ssb gene encoding single-stranded DNA-binding protein encodes the protein MAGINKVIIVGHLGNEPEMRTMPNGEAVANISVATSESWTDKTTGERREVTEWHRIVFYRRQAEVVGQYLHKGSQVYVEGRLRTRKWQDQNGQDRYTTEIQGDILQMLGGRNNGTSPAPTQNQPTNAVNQTEPPINNFDDDIPF
- a CDS encoding DUF2857 domain-containing protein produces the protein MIKQTTINEALLANVLLNLREGNVRSCLNLGFSEDELKAINQLTLDELFYIGHSTVQFAKVEINHDAFWKLLAVAQENAEEQQVIDRALLLGASIEMLNQYFGLSTSAVSARRQLLGKEEKMGRKAAATDEEQELIWNLWKKYQATIENLHSLEGLELLSLIAEESNINLTVVWKLVCEWQSN